Below is a window of Lacibacter sp. H407 DNA.
AAACAAACTGCTCTCGTCAACTTTGCAATACCAATCACCGCCGAGTCGGGCAATGTGATGCAACTTGCGTTGGTCGATCATGGTTCCTTCTGCGTTTAAAACAGTTTCATTCACATGCATGCGCAGTACTTCACAGATCACTAAGTTTCCGGCTCCACCTTCGCTGCCCAGTGGTTTTACTTCCACCACTTTGCATTCCATCTTTACTTTGCTTTCTCTTACCATTGGTGGTTTTACCAACGTGGCTGCTTCTTCTGTAAAGCCGGCTTTGATAAATTCGTTGGTGCCTTTTGGAAATTCACAGCTTGCTAAACTTACCTGCTGCACCATATCGTAATCGACAATATTGATCACTACCTCGGGAACTTCCAATACGTTTTCCAGAGTGTGCTTCGTGGTATTGTCCCGTACTCTTCGAGCAGGTGAAAAAACAACGACAGGTGGGTTCGAAGAAAACAAATTGAAAAAACTGAACGGGCTCAGGTTTACATTTCCTTCTTTATCGATGGTTGATGCAAAACAAACAGGGCGTGGCGCAACAGCATGTTGCAGCCATTGTTGTTTTTGCATGGGCGTGAGTTGTTGTAAGTCGATAATCATTTTAACCGCTAAGGCACAAAGACGCCAAGTTTAAAAATTGTTTACAAATCGGTTGATGCCATCTTTAATCAGTGGCACATTAAAATTTACAAGAAATCCAAGTTTTTTATCAGCAAGTTTAAGATAGGAAATGATTTGCGCTTCATAAACAGGATGCATGATTTCACTGCTTTTGATTTCAATTACGATTTCTTCCTCAACCAAAATATCAATTGCGTATGTTTTACCGGTATCATACCCCTTATAAAATAGTTTTACAGGAATCTGGTTTCGGGCTTTGATATTTCTCAATTCAAACTCTTTTAGTAGAGCAAATTCGTAGGCAGACTCAAGCAGCCCAGGCCCAATC
It encodes the following:
- a CDS encoding flavin reductase family protein, whose product is MQKQQWLQHAVAPRPVCFASTIDKEGNVNLSPFSFFNLFSSNPPVVVFSPARRVRDNTTKHTLENVLEVPEVVINIVDYDMVQQVSLASCEFPKGTNEFIKAGFTEEAATLVKPPMVRESKVKMECKVVEVKPLGSEGGAGNLVICEVLRMHVNETVLNAEGTMIDQRKLHHIARLGGDWYCKVDESSLFHVAKPNTQLGIGIDALPETIRNSTVLTGNNLGQLANVHEYPTVDPTFEDDKLKNIIQYFSINPDEMDQELHKYAKELLDAGKVSEAWQVLLADS
- a CDS encoding GxxExxY protein yields the protein MTKEQYNLLAKQIVDACFQVHIEIGPGLLESAYEFALLKEFELRNIKARNQIPVKLFYKGYDTGKTYAIDILVEEEIVIEIKSSEIMHPVYEAQIISYLKLADKKLGFLVNFNVPLIKDGINRFVNNF